One genomic region from Leifsonia poae encodes:
- a CDS encoding response regulator transcription factor codes for MESERQRLLLIEDDPQLGPIIRHVLEETYSVVLAVDGEEGLRLGLDGSFDALVVDRRLPGMDGLTVVERLRSGRVVAPILMLTALGTVGDRVNGLDAGANDYLVKPFEFDELLARLRALTRTFTGEGEAIPVGSWEFYPESRCIYSPYEGRIQLTVRESELLRLLAESPLRTFSRQQILTRVFEADEQPGTVDTYVHYVRRKTDRDLIATVRGEGYRLGQP; via the coding sequence ATGGAGAGTGAACGGCAACGCCTCCTCCTGATCGAGGACGATCCACAGCTGGGTCCGATCATCCGGCACGTGCTGGAGGAGACGTACTCGGTCGTGCTCGCCGTCGATGGCGAGGAGGGCTTGCGCCTCGGCCTGGACGGCTCGTTCGATGCGCTCGTCGTGGATCGGAGGCTTCCGGGCATGGACGGTCTCACCGTGGTCGAGCGGCTGCGATCCGGCCGTGTCGTCGCCCCGATCCTGATGCTCACCGCGCTGGGAACGGTCGGCGATCGGGTGAACGGCTTGGACGCCGGAGCCAATGACTACCTCGTCAAACCGTTCGAGTTCGACGAATTGCTCGCCCGCCTGCGGGCGCTCACCCGCACGTTCACCGGGGAAGGCGAGGCGATCCCGGTCGGTTCGTGGGAGTTCTACCCGGAGAGCCGGTGCATCTATTCGCCCTATGAGGGGCGCATCCAGTTGACCGTGCGGGAGAGCGAGCTGCTGCGGCTGCTCGCGGAGAGCCCGCTGCGCACGTTCAGCCGCCAGCAGATCCTGACCCGGGTGTTCGAAGCCGACGAGCAGCCGGGAACGGTCGACACCTATGTGCACTACGTGCGTCGCAAGACTGACCGCGACCTGATCGCCACCGTTCGCGGCGAAGGCTACCGGTTGGGCCAGCCGTGA
- the sufU gene encoding Fe-S cluster assembly sulfur transfer protein SufU, with protein MSSADLQNLYQQVILDHAKQKHGFGLREGASASSHQLNPTCGDEVTLNLHPSADGGVAAISWEGHGCSISTASASLLAAVVADDSREQVTARIAAFRELMQSKGTIDGDEELLGDAVALAGVSRYVTRIKCAMLPWVALEDALRH; from the coding sequence ATGAGCTCAGCCGACCTCCAGAACCTGTACCAGCAGGTCATCCTCGACCATGCGAAGCAGAAGCACGGCTTCGGGCTGCGCGAGGGCGCCAGCGCGTCGTCGCATCAGCTCAATCCGACCTGTGGCGATGAGGTCACGCTCAATCTGCACCCTTCGGCGGACGGCGGCGTGGCCGCGATCAGCTGGGAGGGGCACGGCTGCTCCATCTCGACAGCCTCGGCGTCGTTGCTCGCGGCCGTCGTCGCCGACGACTCCCGCGAGCAGGTGACCGCCCGCATCGCCGCGTTCCGCGAGCTGATGCAGTCGAAAGGAACGATCGATGGCGATGAGGAACTGCTCGGAGATGCCGTCGCCCTCGCTGGCGTCTCGCGCTACGTGACCCGCATCAAATGCGCCATGCTGCCCTGGGTCGCCCTGGAGGACGCACTGCGCCACTGA
- a CDS encoding MarR family winged helix-turn-helix transcriptional regulator: MAAESVEPDRIDRIQAEWARERPDLDVRPPGVIGRLHRVADHLTRELVAVYAEYGLSEGDFDVLSALRRAGEPFERSPGELAGHTMITTGGMTKRIDRLEKAGLVTRRADSTDGRSRVVALTDLGRATIDEAFARHMANERRLVDLLSPDDAGRLEEILTRWLAAFE, encoded by the coding sequence ATGGCCGCAGAATCCGTCGAACCCGACCGCATCGACCGCATCCAGGCCGAATGGGCGCGCGAACGTCCCGACCTCGACGTTCGCCCGCCGGGAGTGATCGGTCGCCTGCACCGCGTGGCCGATCACCTCACTCGGGAACTTGTCGCGGTCTACGCCGAATACGGTCTCAGTGAAGGCGACTTCGATGTGCTCTCCGCCCTCCGGCGCGCGGGCGAGCCCTTCGAACGGAGCCCCGGCGAACTGGCCGGGCACACCATGATCACGACCGGTGGCATGACCAAACGCATCGACCGGCTCGAAAAGGCTGGCCTCGTGACCCGCCGCGCTGACTCGACCGACGGGCGGAGTCGCGTCGTCGCGCTGACCGATCTCGGCCGTGCGACGATCGACGAAGCCTTCGCGCGGCACATGGCCAACGAACGCCGCCTCGTCGACCTGCTCTCCCCCGACGACGCCGGTCGCCTGGAAGAAATCCTCACCCGCTGGCTGGCTGCCTTCGAATGA
- a CDS encoding COG4705 family protein: protein MTAVFWVAKILTTGMGETTSDFLVHRFDPPLAVAAAAVVLAAALALQFTRSRYIPWVYWLTVLLVAVFGTMVADVIHVQFGVPYFASSIGFLVVLAAVFALWFGTQRTVSIHRIDTRARELFYWATIGATFALGTALGDLTATTFGLGYFVSGALFTILFVLPGVAFRWWRLNATVAFWASYILTRPLGASFSDGIALPPARGGLGVGDGIVSLVLFSALVVCVIWMTWRGARPAERTAAVPEHLASTEPRAGL, encoded by the coding sequence GTGACCGCGGTCTTTTGGGTGGCGAAGATCCTGACCACCGGCATGGGCGAGACGACCTCCGATTTCCTGGTGCATCGGTTCGATCCGCCACTCGCGGTCGCAGCTGCCGCGGTCGTCCTCGCGGCGGCACTGGCCCTCCAGTTCACCCGCTCGCGGTACATCCCCTGGGTGTACTGGCTGACGGTGCTGCTCGTCGCCGTGTTCGGCACGATGGTGGCCGACGTCATCCACGTGCAGTTCGGGGTTCCGTACTTCGCCTCGTCGATCGGGTTCCTCGTGGTACTCGCCGCGGTCTTCGCGCTCTGGTTCGGCACGCAGCGCACGGTGTCGATCCACCGGATCGATACGCGCGCCCGTGAACTGTTCTACTGGGCGACGATCGGGGCGACGTTCGCCCTGGGCACCGCGCTCGGCGATCTGACCGCGACGACGTTCGGGCTGGGGTACTTCGTCTCGGGTGCGCTGTTCACCATCCTCTTCGTGCTGCCCGGGGTGGCCTTTCGCTGGTGGCGGTTGAACGCCACCGTGGCGTTCTGGGCGTCGTACATTTTGACCCGTCCCCTCGGCGCGTCGTTCTCCGACGGGATCGCCCTGCCGCCGGCCCGAGGCGGCCTCGGGGTCGGCGACGGCATCGTCAGCCTCGTGCTGTTCTCGGCACTCGTCGTCTGCGTGATCTGGATGACCTGGCGCGGCGCCCGGCCCGCTGAGCGCACGGCGGCGGTGCCGGAACACCTCGCATCGACCGAGCCGCGCGCCGGTCTGTAG
- a CDS encoding SufS family cysteine desulfurase codes for MRTDTLDIARLRADFPILGREVNGHPFVYLDSGATSQKPSAVLDAERAFVEQLTSAVHRGAHTVAGEATELFEEARATLARFVGVAADEIVWTSNATEGINLVAYGLSNASVGRGGAAAARFRLGPGDEIVATEAEHHANLVPWQELAARTGATLRVIGLNDDGQLRLDEAAELIGPRTKVVAFAHVSNVLGAINPVAELVALAHVVGALVVLDACQSAPHLPLDLRELDVDFAVFSGHKMLGPTGVGVLYGRKELLDALPPFLTGGSMITTVTLDGADYLPAPARFEAGTQRVSQAIALAAAADYLTKAGLPAIAAHEQELGARMLDGLGAIPGVRILGPDRDVARVGLASFVVDGIHSHDVGQFLDDRGIAVRVGHHCAQPVHRRFGATASTRMSAYLYTTADEVDAAVAAVADARTFFGVDR; via the coding sequence ATGCGCACAGACACACTCGACATCGCCCGCCTCCGCGCGGACTTCCCGATCCTCGGCCGCGAGGTGAACGGGCATCCGTTCGTGTACCTCGATTCGGGCGCCACTTCCCAGAAACCGTCGGCCGTACTGGATGCGGAGCGCGCCTTCGTCGAACAGCTCACCTCGGCGGTGCACCGCGGCGCCCACACCGTCGCAGGCGAGGCGACCGAGTTGTTCGAGGAGGCAAGGGCGACGCTCGCCCGTTTCGTCGGCGTGGCCGCCGACGAGATCGTGTGGACCTCGAACGCCACCGAGGGGATCAATCTCGTGGCCTACGGCCTGTCGAACGCCTCCGTGGGGCGCGGCGGCGCGGCCGCCGCGCGGTTCCGGCTGGGGCCCGGCGACGAGATCGTGGCGACCGAGGCCGAGCATCATGCCAACCTCGTCCCCTGGCAGGAACTCGCCGCGAGGACGGGCGCGACGCTGCGGGTGATCGGGCTGAACGACGACGGGCAGCTGAGGCTCGACGAAGCGGCCGAGCTGATCGGCCCGCGCACCAAGGTGGTCGCCTTCGCGCATGTCTCGAACGTGCTCGGAGCGATCAACCCCGTCGCCGAGCTGGTGGCTCTTGCGCATGTGGTCGGCGCGCTCGTCGTGCTCGACGCCTGCCAATCCGCTCCCCACCTCCCACTCGACCTGCGCGAGCTCGACGTGGACTTCGCCGTGTTCTCGGGGCACAAGATGCTCGGACCGACGGGTGTCGGCGTGCTCTACGGTCGCAAAGAGCTGCTCGACGCGCTGCCGCCCTTCCTCACCGGCGGGTCGATGATCACCACGGTCACCCTCGACGGGGCCGACTATCTGCCTGCGCCGGCACGTTTCGAGGCCGGAACACAGCGGGTGTCGCAGGCGATCGCGTTGGCAGCGGCCGCCGACTATCTGACGAAGGCGGGCCTTCCCGCGATCGCGGCCCACGAACAGGAGCTCGGCGCCCGGATGCTCGACGGGCTCGGCGCGATTCCCGGGGTGCGCATCCTCGGGCCCGATCGTGACGTCGCCCGGGTCGGACTCGCCAGCTTCGTCGTCGACGGCATCCATTCGCACGACGTCGGTCAGTTCCTCGACGACCGCGGCATCGCCGTGCGGGTCGGCCACCACTGCGCGCAGCCGGTGCACCGACGCTTCGGCGCGACGGCGAGCACACGGATGAGCGCGTACCTCTACACGACAGCGGACGAGGTGGACGCCGCCGTTGCGGCGGTCGCCGACGCCCGCACGTTCTTCGGAGTCGATCGATGA
- a CDS encoding DMT family transporter — protein sequence MEAKWIWMLVTAIAPLAWGSTYYITNAVLPPGEPLWGAVIRALPAGVLLYVVRRRRPRGAWWWRSAVLGVLNTGGFFALVYAAAQLLPSSIASTLMATSPLAMMGFGRLFLAERPRLLALIGAVIGAIGVTVMLWGGGTGVHPLGILASLAAMLLSSIGYVLATRWSDGVDVFSSTSWQLLAGGLIVVPFALVVEGAPPHLDAAALAGFAYVTVIATAVAFIAWFSGLRHLGAGTVGLIGLLNPVAGVVLGTVVAGETLGLRQGVGLAIVLGGILLGQSARASRKSRVGAKNVVPVAAVEKSRMRS from the coding sequence ATGGAAGCTAAATGGATCTGGATGCTCGTGACCGCCATCGCACCGCTCGCCTGGGGATCCACCTACTACATCACCAACGCCGTGCTGCCGCCCGGTGAACCGCTCTGGGGGGCCGTGATCCGTGCCCTTCCGGCGGGCGTGCTGCTGTACGTGGTGCGTCGCCGCCGCCCGCGCGGGGCCTGGTGGTGGCGATCGGCAGTGCTGGGCGTGCTCAACACCGGTGGGTTCTTCGCCCTGGTCTACGCCGCCGCGCAATTGCTGCCGTCGAGTATCGCCTCGACGCTGATGGCCACCTCACCGCTGGCCATGATGGGCTTCGGCCGGCTGTTCCTCGCGGAGCGACCGCGGCTGCTCGCACTGATCGGAGCAGTCATCGGAGCCATCGGCGTGACCGTGATGCTCTGGGGTGGCGGAACGGGCGTGCATCCGCTCGGGATTCTCGCGTCGCTCGCCGCAATGCTGCTGTCGTCGATCGGGTACGTGCTCGCCACCCGCTGGAGCGACGGTGTCGACGTGTTCTCCTCGACCTCGTGGCAGTTGCTCGCCGGCGGGCTGATCGTCGTTCCGTTCGCTCTTGTCGTCGAGGGCGCGCCGCCGCACCTCGATGCGGCGGCGCTGGCCGGATTCGCCTACGTGACCGTCATCGCCACCGCCGTGGCGTTCATCGCCTGGTTCTCGGGCCTGCGGCATCTCGGCGCCGGCACGGTCGGCCTCATCGGTCTGCTCAACCCGGTGGCAGGGGTGGTGCTCGGCACAGTCGTCGCCGGCGAGACGCTCGGTCTGCGCCAAGGGGTCGGCCTGGCGATCGTGCTCGGCGGCATTCTGCTCGGTCAGTCGGCGAGGGCGTCCAGAAAGTCGCGGGTCGGAGCGAAGAACGTCGTTCCGGTCGCGGCAGTGGAGAAGTCGAGGATGCGGTCGTAG
- a CDS encoding Dyp-type peroxidase — translation MTDTADHGWQRVPIEAQSVDAPLSRSAVFLVVRLAAGAESLATVRDVLSDLSGLVKTVGFRDLNAHLSCNVGIGADVWTPLTRAARPRELHPFIEIAGSAHAAIATPGDLLFHIRAERSDFCFEFERLLLDALGDAVEVEDEVVGFRYFDSRDLLGFVDGTANPTGTEIAGAAQVGAEDPDYAGGSYVVVQKYLHDLAKWGSVPTQQQEGVIGRTKLDNVELDDADHGQKSHKTLATITDENGVEHDILRDNMPFGRAGHGEFGTYFIGYSGELWVIERMLQRMFVGDPVGSYDRILDFSTAATGTTFFAPTRDFLDALAD, via the coding sequence ATGACAGACACAGCCGACCACGGATGGCAGCGCGTTCCGATCGAAGCGCAGAGCGTGGACGCGCCTCTGTCTCGCTCGGCCGTGTTCCTCGTCGTGCGGCTCGCCGCGGGAGCCGAGTCGCTGGCGACGGTGCGCGACGTGCTCTCGGACCTCTCCGGTCTGGTGAAGACCGTCGGCTTCCGCGATCTGAACGCACATCTCTCGTGCAACGTCGGAATCGGGGCCGACGTCTGGACGCCTCTGACCCGCGCAGCGAGACCCCGCGAGCTGCATCCCTTCATCGAGATCGCCGGTTCGGCCCACGCGGCGATCGCGACCCCTGGCGACCTGCTGTTCCACATCCGTGCTGAACGCAGCGACTTCTGTTTCGAGTTCGAGCGGCTGCTGCTCGATGCCTTGGGCGATGCGGTCGAGGTTGAGGATGAAGTCGTCGGCTTCCGCTACTTCGACTCGCGCGACCTGCTCGGCTTCGTGGACGGCACCGCGAATCCCACGGGAACCGAGATCGCGGGGGCCGCGCAGGTCGGTGCCGAGGATCCCGACTACGCCGGCGGAAGCTACGTGGTGGTGCAGAAGTATCTGCACGACCTGGCGAAATGGGGTTCGGTGCCGACCCAGCAGCAGGAGGGTGTGATCGGCCGCACGAAGCTCGACAATGTCGAGCTCGACGATGCCGATCACGGTCAGAAGTCGCACAAGACCCTTGCGACCATCACCGACGAGAATGGCGTCGAGCACGACATCCTGCGAGACAACATGCCGTTCGGCCGAGCCGGTCACGGCGAATTCGGGACCTACTTCATCGGGTATTCCGGCGAGCTGTGGGTGATCGAGCGGATGCTGCAGCGGATGTTCGTGGGCGATCCGGTGGGCAGCTACGACCGCATCCTCGACTTCTCCACTGCCGCGACCGGAACGACGTTCTTCGCTCCGACCCGCGACTTTCTGGACGCCCTCGCCGACTGA
- a CDS encoding sensor histidine kinase — MTRRPKRDIDAVAVRRASRIVGLQITIASGALVVAAIGFAFFFVLDQLRPAELEEKPRPGEHKIYIDSTEALFAFVVLGVLAVAVAGTLSLVITRRAVNPLGRALAIQRTFVQDASHELRTPLAVLDARLQLLQRSLPPADPSTDVVAELRADTRTLIDVVNDLLLAADDSREDDPAAATPVVAPVAKAVNAMRMLAGQRSIEIALDSEGDPSTLVPATGIQRCTTALLDNALTHAPDGSTVLVTVRSAHRQVILRVADAGPGIQGIEPERIFDRFARAPRQHTSPTQRLSFGIGLALVREIAVRHGGSVTVAETGPRGTVLELVLPEASLS; from the coding sequence GTGACCCGGCGACCGAAACGCGACATCGACGCGGTCGCCGTGCGGAGGGCGTCGCGCATCGTGGGCCTGCAGATCACGATCGCGTCTGGAGCACTCGTGGTCGCGGCGATCGGGTTCGCGTTCTTCTTCGTGCTCGACCAGTTGCGGCCCGCCGAGTTGGAGGAGAAGCCGCGCCCAGGCGAGCACAAGATCTACATCGACAGCACCGAGGCACTGTTCGCGTTCGTCGTGCTCGGAGTGCTCGCCGTCGCTGTCGCGGGCACGCTGAGCCTCGTGATCACCCGGCGCGCGGTCAATCCGCTCGGTCGGGCCCTGGCGATCCAGCGCACCTTCGTACAGGATGCGAGCCACGAGCTGCGCACGCCGCTGGCGGTGCTCGACGCCCGGTTGCAGTTGCTGCAGCGTTCGCTTCCACCGGCCGACCCGTCCACGGACGTCGTGGCGGAACTCCGCGCGGACACTCGCACTCTCATCGATGTGGTCAACGATCTCCTGCTGGCCGCCGACGACAGTCGGGAAGACGACCCCGCCGCCGCGACGCCAGTGGTCGCTCCCGTGGCGAAGGCCGTCAACGCCATGCGGATGCTCGCCGGGCAGCGCAGTATCGAGATCGCGCTCGATTCGGAGGGCGACCCCTCCACTCTGGTCCCGGCCACGGGAATCCAGCGTTGCACGACAGCGCTGCTGGACAATGCCCTGACGCACGCCCCCGACGGGTCGACCGTTCTCGTGACCGTGCGCTCCGCCCACCGGCAGGTCATTCTGAGAGTCGCCGATGCCGGGCCGGGCATTCAGGGCATCGAACCTGAGCGGATCTTCGACCGGTTCGCCCGCGCTCCCCGACAGCACACCTCGCCGACACAACGACTCAGTTTCGGCATCGGATTGGCGCTGGTGCGGGAGATCGCGGTGCGGCACGGCGGAAGCGTCACGGTCGCGGAGACCGGCCCCCGGGGAACCGTGCTCGAACTCGTGCTTCCCGAGGCGTCGCTTTCCTGA
- a CDS encoding polyprenol monophosphomannose synthase, translating into MNPTMTVIIPTFNEAPNIHELLHRIAAATDPAETEIVVVDDSTDSTAAEVRRTAAELVCPVRLLVRPDPVGGLSGAVLEGFEAATGDWCVVMDGDLQHPPELLPALVATGRRAGADVVVASRYRSGGSNDGLAGSTRRITSLLATSAAKTMFPRALADCSDPMSGFFAVRRSAIDTSRLHPRGFKILLEVLALHRLSVAEEPFTFGERLAGESKATLQQGVSYFGQLLSLRMRSWRGIPAQPLTVEHQSA; encoded by the coding sequence ATGAATCCGACGATGACAGTGATCATCCCGACCTTCAACGAGGCGCCCAACATCCACGAACTGCTCCACCGGATCGCGGCGGCGACCGACCCTGCCGAAACCGAGATCGTCGTCGTCGACGACTCCACCGACTCCACGGCCGCCGAAGTGCGCAGGACCGCCGCCGAGCTCGTCTGCCCGGTGCGCCTCCTGGTGCGTCCAGATCCCGTCGGCGGCCTCTCCGGCGCGGTCCTCGAAGGGTTCGAGGCGGCTACGGGTGATTGGTGCGTGGTGATGGACGGAGACCTCCAGCATCCGCCGGAGCTGCTCCCGGCACTCGTCGCGACCGGCCGTCGCGCCGGAGCGGATGTCGTCGTCGCCTCGCGTTACCGCAGCGGCGGCAGCAACGACGGTCTCGCCGGATCGACCCGCCGGATCACCTCGCTCCTGGCGACGTCGGCGGCCAAGACGATGTTCCCGCGGGCGCTGGCCGACTGCTCCGACCCCATGTCGGGCTTCTTCGCCGTGCGCCGTTCGGCCATCGACACGAGCCGGCTGCATCCGCGCGGTTTCAAGATCCTGCTCGAGGTGCTCGCGCTCCACCGGCTCAGCGTCGCCGAGGAACCGTTCACGTTCGGCGAACGCCTGGCGGGCGAATCGAAGGCCACGCTCCAGCAGGGCGTGTCCTACTTCGGTCAGCTGCTCTCCCTGCGGATGCGCTCCTGGCGCGGCATCCCGGCACAGCCGCTCACGGTCGAGCACCAATCCGCCTGA
- a CDS encoding DedA family protein, translating to MFPSSLHTGILDPQGLIDAAGPWALLGVCAIVFAETGLLIGFFLPGDTLLFFTGVLTLTGHIPQPLWLIVLAVTVAAVLGDQVAYSIGRRGGPAVFERRESGLFSRASVERTERFFTRFGSGAVVVARFVPVVRTFAPVAAGVGRMRRRVFTVANIVGAAVWATGVILLGYGLGHIPGVADFVARYLDVILVAIVVLSVAPVVTRAVIVRLRARQEV from the coding sequence ATGTTCCCCAGTTCCCTCCATACCGGCATCCTCGACCCGCAAGGGTTGATCGACGCGGCCGGCCCGTGGGCGCTGCTCGGAGTGTGCGCGATCGTCTTCGCTGAGACCGGGCTGCTGATCGGCTTCTTCCTGCCCGGCGACACGCTGCTCTTCTTCACCGGTGTTCTCACGCTCACCGGTCATATCCCGCAACCGCTGTGGCTGATCGTGCTCGCGGTGACCGTGGCGGCGGTCCTGGGCGACCAGGTCGCATACAGCATCGGCCGGCGCGGCGGGCCCGCCGTATTCGAGCGCCGGGAGTCCGGACTGTTCAGCCGCGCCAGTGTCGAACGCACGGAACGGTTCTTCACTCGCTTCGGCTCGGGGGCGGTGGTCGTCGCCCGCTTCGTTCCGGTCGTGCGCACCTTCGCACCGGTCGCGGCCGGCGTCGGACGGATGCGCCGCCGGGTGTTCACGGTGGCCAACATCGTCGGAGCGGCCGTCTGGGCGACCGGCGTCATCCTTCTCGGCTACGGACTCGGCCACATCCCGGGCGTCGCCGATTTCGTCGCCCGGTATCTCGACGTCATCCTCGTCGCGATCGTCGTTCTCTCGGTCGCGCCGGTTGTGACGCGGGCCGTGATCGTGCGCCTGCGGGCGCGTCAGGAGGTCTGA
- a CDS encoding glycosyltransferase family 39 protein encodes MILVDARTQSEARPTLRDALSERWLVAAALGILATAISAAGSWIPSLWGDEVASLLSAERPLPSLFQMLGHVDAVHGTYYLGLHVWIHFFGISPFALRFPSAIAVGLATMATVALAWRLTDRRLAVIAGVVCVMLPRVTYMGEEARSYAFSAAFAAWLTLVLIEILRRERPRRIWWAAYGALLAVGTYVFLYLVLFVVVHLVILLVSRANRALFARWAITVGLAAVACAPLGIAAFLERGQISYLSNTDQLSFTTLFSSLWFGAWPFAIAAWALIAVAVVSEWRWRKRSVTPGDRRVPSLVVVAGLWLVLPSGILIAAHAATPDFTARYVSFCAPAAALLIAVGLQRTARLARWLPIAAGIVLLGLVLPVFVAQRTPYAKNGSDWAEVSATIGAEARPGDAVVFDETAKPSHRPRLAMHAYPAGFAGLDDVALKTPFTSSSTWYDRAYTVPQTASLGRFTGVSRVWLIEDASSGTPDTYGLASLEALGFSPAGAAVRTHSSQILQLQR; translated from the coding sequence ATGATTCTCGTCGACGCCCGCACTCAGAGCGAGGCCAGACCGACCCTCCGCGATGCGCTGTCGGAGCGGTGGCTGGTCGCCGCCGCCCTGGGGATCCTCGCCACAGCGATCTCGGCCGCCGGCTCCTGGATCCCGTCACTCTGGGGGGACGAGGTCGCCAGTCTCCTCTCCGCCGAACGACCGCTACCCTCGCTGTTCCAGATGCTCGGACACGTCGACGCCGTGCACGGCACGTACTACCTCGGCCTGCACGTGTGGATCCACTTCTTCGGGATATCCCCGTTCGCGCTCCGCTTCCCGAGCGCCATCGCCGTCGGCCTCGCGACGATGGCCACAGTGGCGCTCGCCTGGCGCCTGACCGATCGTCGCCTCGCCGTGATCGCCGGCGTGGTCTGCGTGATGCTCCCCCGGGTGACATACATGGGTGAGGAGGCCCGCTCCTACGCGTTCAGCGCGGCCTTCGCCGCCTGGCTCACACTCGTGCTGATCGAGATCCTGCGCCGCGAGCGTCCACGCCGGATCTGGTGGGCGGCTTATGGCGCGCTGCTTGCCGTCGGCACCTACGTCTTCCTCTACCTCGTGCTGTTCGTGGTCGTGCACCTGGTGATCCTGCTGGTGAGCCGGGCGAATCGGGCGCTGTTCGCGCGGTGGGCGATCACCGTCGGCCTCGCCGCGGTCGCCTGCGCGCCCCTCGGGATAGCCGCCTTTCTCGAGCGCGGGCAGATCTCCTACCTCTCGAACACCGACCAGCTCTCGTTCACCACCCTGTTCAGTTCCCTGTGGTTCGGAGCGTGGCCCTTCGCCATCGCCGCCTGGGCGCTGATCGCCGTCGCCGTCGTCTCGGAGTGGCGCTGGCGGAAACGTTCCGTCACACCGGGCGACCGTCGCGTACCATCGCTCGTCGTCGTGGCCGGCCTCTGGCTCGTGCTGCCGTCCGGCATCCTGATCGCCGCACACGCGGCGACCCCCGACTTCACCGCCCGCTATGTGTCGTTCTGCGCGCCCGCAGCCGCCCTACTCATCGCAGTCGGCCTCCAGCGCACGGCCCGGCTGGCCCGCTGGCTGCCGATCGCCGCCGGCATCGTGCTGCTCGGCCTCGTCCTTCCCGTGTTCGTCGCCCAACGCACGCCGTACGCGAAGAATGGCAGCGACTGGGCCGAAGTGAGCGCGACCATCGGTGCCGAGGCGCGGCCGGGCGACGCCGTCGTGTTCGACGAGACCGCCAAGCCGTCCCACCGTCCCCGGCTCGCGATGCACGCGTATCCGGCCGGTTTCGCCGGGCTCGACGACGTCGCCCTCAAGACGCCGTTCACGAGCAGCAGCACGTGGTACGACCGCGCCTATACCGTGCCGCAGACCGCATCGCTCGGCCGGTTCACCGGCGTGAGCCGGGTCTGGCTCATCGAGGATGCGAGCAGCGGCACCCCCGACACGTACGGTCTCGCAAGCCTGGAAGCGCTGGGGTTCAGCCCGGCCGGGGCCGCCGTGCGCACCCACTCTTCCCAGATCCTTCAATTGCAGCGCTGA